A region from the Desulfitobacterium dehalogenans ATCC 51507 genome encodes:
- a CDS encoding chemotaxis protein CheD, with protein sequence MSNVISVGMADLKTTKAPNILMTAGLGSCIGICIHDPIQKVGGMAHIMLPTAGSANGGNPAKYADTAMDVLVTEILRLGASKSRLRAKMAGGAQMFSFPGKPPVLKIGDRNAEQVIIELKRLGIPLLVSDVGGSFGRTIHFDVGTGDLKVRTINHGEKVI encoded by the coding sequence ATGAGCAATGTAATTAGTGTTGGAATGGCTGATTTAAAAACGACAAAAGCACCTAATATTTTAATGACAGCAGGATTAGGTTCTTGTATTGGTATATGCATTCATGACCCCATTCAAAAGGTGGGGGGCATGGCGCATATTATGCTGCCCACTGCTGGGAGTGCCAATGGCGGAAATCCTGCCAAATATGCTGATACAGCTATGGACGTTCTGGTAACGGAGATTCTCCGTCTAGGTGCCTCTAAATCACGCCTGCGTGCCAAAATGGCCGGAGGCGCTCAAATGTTTTCCTTCCCAGGGAAGCCTCCTGTCTTAAAGATCGGGGATCGTAATGCTGAACAAGTGATTATAGAGTTAAAGCGCCTGGGGATCCCTCTCCTTGTCTCTGATGTGGGGGGAAGTTTTGGACGGACCATTCATTTTGATGTCGGCACAGGGGACCTTAAGGTTCGGACCATTAACCACGGCGAAAAGGTGATTTAG
- a CDS encoding FliA/WhiG family RNA polymerase sigma factor, protein MSNPYEAANRGSWRTEQIEMYLSLVKRIAGRLAISLPQHVDEDDLIGYGVFGLLDALDRFDPVRGVKFETYATLRIRGAIIDGLRTMDWVPHSARQKIKRIQDAFTEVEAQHGRPARNEEVAALLKMDLRDLEVAVHQGQMLTLTSLDEVAVGEEGEVHTPRTQLTDPIAQEAFQEVELNEQKKILADAVEKLPEKEKLVVALYYQEDLTLKEIAVIMKLSESRISQLHSQAILRLRGRLSRQKKNLF, encoded by the coding sequence ATGTCGAATCCTTATGAAGCGGCCAATCGAGGATCATGGAGAACCGAGCAAATCGAAATGTATTTGTCGCTAGTCAAGCGTATCGCCGGTCGGTTGGCTATTTCCTTACCTCAACATGTGGATGAAGACGATTTAATCGGCTATGGTGTGTTTGGATTGCTGGATGCTTTAGATCGGTTTGACCCCGTCCGGGGAGTGAAATTTGAAACCTATGCTACCCTGAGAATCCGGGGAGCTATTATCGATGGTTTGCGGACTATGGACTGGGTACCTCATTCAGCTCGGCAGAAAATTAAACGCATCCAGGATGCTTTTACTGAAGTGGAAGCACAGCATGGTCGTCCTGCCCGCAACGAAGAGGTGGCGGCCTTACTGAAGATGGATCTGCGGGATTTGGAAGTCGCTGTGCATCAAGGGCAAATGCTGACCTTGACTTCGCTTGATGAAGTGGCTGTTGGTGAAGAAGGAGAAGTCCATACCCCCAGGACACAATTGACGGACCCCATAGCCCAGGAAGCCTTCCAGGAAGTCGAACTCAATGAACAAAAAAAGATACTGGCTGACGCCGTCGAAAAGCTCCCTGAGAAGGAAAAGCTTGTCGTGGCCTTGTATTATCAGGAGGATCTCACCCTGAAAGAAATCGCAGTCATTATGAAGCTTTCGGAATCAAGAATATCTCAGCTTCATTCCCAAGCTATACTACGCTTAAGGGGACGCCTCAGTCGCCAAAAAAAGAATTTGTTCTAA
- a CDS encoding chemotaxis protein CheC, which translates to MEIDQMQLDALREIGNIGSGHAATALSTMLNRRIEMSIPEVRAIEFENAPTVIGHLEIPQAVIYVKVEGDAPGKAVFFFPLESAEILVQALFGSNEPFNLFDNEMAQSALKEIGNIMVSSFLIAITEFSGIPLLPSVPALAVDMVGAIFDAILLEDGILEDTVLFINTQLSGIPQIEGKFVFLPDEGSLRKLLGALGL; encoded by the coding sequence ATGGAAATCGATCAAATGCAATTGGATGCATTGCGTGAGATTGGAAATATTGGCTCCGGACATGCTGCTACAGCATTATCCACCATGCTCAACCGCCGAATTGAAATGTCCATTCCTGAGGTTAGAGCGATAGAATTTGAGAATGCTCCCACGGTGATCGGTCATCTGGAGATTCCTCAAGCTGTTATCTACGTTAAGGTCGAAGGGGATGCCCCTGGTAAAGCGGTGTTTTTCTTTCCCTTGGAAAGCGCTGAAATATTGGTACAAGCCTTATTCGGTTCCAATGAACCCTTTAATCTCTTTGATAATGAGATGGCTCAATCTGCCCTTAAAGAGATAGGGAATATTATGGTGAGCTCCTTCCTCATCGCCATAACTGAATTTTCGGGAATCCCCCTTCTGCCTTCGGTACCTGCCTTAGCAGTGGATATGGTGGGGGCGATTTTTGATGCGATTCTTCTGGAAGACGGAATACTTGAGGATACGGTTCTCTTTATTAATACTCAGCTTTCCGGAATACCGCAAATTGAAGGAAAGTTCGTTTTCTTACCAGATGAGGGATCGTTGAGAAAGTTGCTGGGAGCTTTGGGACTATGA
- a CDS encoding MinD/ParA family protein, protein MNDQAKVLKRIASRHKSNSTSNPNSQQGLRVFAVTSGKGGVGKTNFSVNLGLALIDLGYRVILLDGDLGLANLDIACGVTPRYTFEHLLNGEKDIEEILIYGPKGIGILPGGSGVQDLANIERDRLEEVVRNLGRLEGLADIIIIDTGAGLGYTVLNFLRAADDIILITTPEPTSLTDAYGLLKALQKVKDNFTVNVVVNRVQKESDAKDTYERLESAAKRFLNASVNLLGWVYEDMSVGRAIMKQEPIGVSYPRSTAYQCIQWIASSVSGLYLSPPRQAGGIRGFLTNLLRTF, encoded by the coding sequence GTGAATGACCAGGCAAAAGTATTGAAGCGTATCGCCTCTCGACATAAATCGAACTCTACCTCGAACCCGAATTCCCAACAAGGTCTTCGTGTATTTGCAGTGACCAGCGGCAAGGGTGGAGTAGGGAAGACCAATTTCAGTGTGAATTTGGGCTTGGCATTAATCGATTTAGGCTATCGGGTCATCCTTTTGGATGGTGATCTGGGACTTGCGAACCTGGATATAGCTTGTGGCGTTACTCCCCGTTATACTTTTGAGCATCTTCTCAATGGTGAAAAGGATATTGAGGAAATCCTTATCTATGGCCCTAAAGGGATAGGAATATTACCGGGGGGCTCAGGGGTCCAGGATCTGGCTAACATTGAGAGGGATCGGTTGGAAGAGGTAGTTAGAAATCTGGGACGCTTAGAAGGCTTGGCTGATATTATTATCATCGATACAGGCGCAGGTTTAGGATATACTGTACTCAATTTCCTGAGGGCGGCGGATGATATCATCTTGATCACCACTCCAGAGCCAACCTCTTTAACCGATGCATACGGTCTGCTGAAGGCTTTGCAGAAGGTTAAGGATAATTTCACTGTCAATGTGGTAGTGAATCGGGTACAAAAGGAGTCGGATGCTAAGGACACCTATGAGCGCCTGGAAAGTGCTGCGAAACGGTTCCTGAATGCTTCGGTCAATTTGTTAGGATGGGTCTATGAGGATATGTCCGTGGGCAGAGCCATTATGAAACAAGAACCCATCGGGGTCTCCTATCCTCGAAGTACGGCCTATCAATGTATCCAATGGATTGCCAGCTCGGTGTCGGGACTTTATCTTAGTCCACCGAGACAAGCGGGGGGAATTCGTGGCTTTTTGACCAATCTTTTACGGACTTTTTAA
- a CDS encoding flagellar brake protein: MQYLDKLVSGLAIELHVPEGDYQGNYKTHIDEVGKTRISVYAPHQQGMIIPLQEGTLVEVTFWDEVASYSFNSSILQRIAVPIPVFVLKMPESIKRVQRRNYVRIPAFFPITYQVVEKEGLGDIQKGSMLDLSGGGMRFQSKVKLEKGTILYAYLEFPFGTIGTPGRVCRMEAIEDTKFFSVSVDFYQISERDRDRIIRCVFDIQRDLRKKGLI, encoded by the coding sequence GTGCAATATCTCGATAAATTAGTTTCCGGATTAGCAATTGAGTTGCACGTTCCAGAGGGCGACTATCAGGGGAATTACAAAACACATATCGATGAAGTCGGCAAAACACGCATATCCGTATATGCACCCCATCAGCAAGGAATGATCATTCCCCTGCAAGAGGGTACTCTTGTAGAAGTTACCTTTTGGGATGAAGTGGCTTCATACTCTTTCAATTCCTCTATTCTTCAGCGTATCGCGGTACCCATACCGGTGTTTGTCCTGAAGATGCCGGAAAGTATTAAAAGGGTCCAAAGGAGGAACTATGTTCGAATTCCTGCCTTTTTTCCCATAACCTATCAAGTGGTGGAAAAAGAAGGTTTAGGGGATATACAAAAGGGGAGTATGTTGGATCTAAGCGGTGGAGGAATGCGTTTCCAATCCAAGGTCAAGTTGGAGAAAGGCACCATCCTCTATGCCTATCTTGAATTTCCCTTTGGTACTATAGGGACTCCGGGTCGGGTATGTCGGATGGAGGCTATCGAAGATACCAAGTTCTTTTCCGTGTCCGTAGATTTCTATCAAATTTCCGAACGAGATCGCGATCGCATCATACGATGTGTTTTTGATATTCAAAGAGACCTGCGTAAGAAAGGATTGATCTAA